A DNA window from Halorubrum sp. DM2 contains the following coding sequences:
- a CDS encoding DUF2110 family protein, with the protein MVVLATKCYVEGDARDRALDGMNSLVANDVGELDVDWQVGVRDDGFVQVDVTGEDAPVARNVLAETWGEIVAHDGGLESGETYVGTLESWDDDGFTLDAGTEVFVAADELGLGVGSPQQVVERFGLVQHLPMRFVYGDPGDPDAEPSRLADPERDRLYDWQRGDGRVNVNSATRGETRATVNRAGHAQDIVTVERLGLLEQSIVCAEGTDPPGLLAAIGSYLPAEMRCVV; encoded by the coding sequence ATGGTCGTCCTCGCAACCAAGTGCTACGTCGAGGGCGACGCCCGCGACCGCGCGCTCGACGGCATGAACTCGCTCGTCGCCAACGACGTCGGCGAGCTCGACGTCGACTGGCAGGTCGGCGTCCGCGACGACGGCTTCGTTCAGGTGGACGTGACCGGTGAGGACGCGCCGGTCGCGCGTAACGTCCTCGCGGAGACGTGGGGCGAGATCGTCGCCCACGACGGGGGACTGGAGTCGGGCGAGACGTACGTCGGCACCCTCGAATCGTGGGACGACGACGGGTTCACTCTCGACGCCGGCACGGAGGTCTTCGTCGCAGCCGACGAACTCGGCCTCGGCGTCGGCTCGCCGCAGCAGGTCGTCGAGCGGTTCGGGCTCGTCCAGCACCTCCCGATGCGGTTCGTCTACGGCGACCCCGGCGACCCGGACGCGGAGCCGTCCCGGCTCGCCGACCCCGAGCGCGACCGCCTGTACGACTGGCAGCGCGGCGACGGGCGGGTGAACGTCAACTCCGCGACCCGCGGCGAGACGCGGGCGACGGTGAACCGCGCGGGCCACGCCCAGGACATCGTCACCGTCGAGCGGCTGGGCCTGTTGGAACAGAGCATCGTCTGCGCGGAGGGGACCGACCCGCCGGGGCTGCTCGCGGCGATCGGCTCGTACCTCCCGGCCGAGATGCGCTGTGTCGTCTGA
- a CDS encoding transcription factor TFIIE subunit alpha translates to MAFEDLLNDPVIQKYLHELVGPTGMPVAAAPPDGEVTDEELAEELGLELNDVRRALFILYENDLATYRRVRDEDSGWLTYLWTFHYDNIPENLQEEMYRLLDALEEREEYERTHEFYLCEVCSIRFEFGEAMDFGFECPECGSPLDAMDNDRLRDAMDERIGKLRDELNVDVTG, encoded by the coding sequence ATGGCTTTTGAGGATCTACTGAACGACCCCGTCATCCAGAAGTACCTCCACGAGCTGGTGGGGCCGACGGGGATGCCGGTCGCGGCCGCGCCGCCCGACGGTGAGGTCACCGACGAGGAGCTGGCCGAGGAGCTGGGATTAGAGCTCAACGACGTGCGGCGCGCGCTGTTCATCCTGTACGAGAACGACCTGGCGACGTACCGCCGCGTCCGCGACGAGGACTCCGGGTGGCTCACGTACCTGTGGACGTTCCACTACGACAACATCCCGGAGAACCTCCAAGAGGAGATGTACCGGCTGCTCGACGCCTTAGAGGAGCGCGAGGAGTACGAGCGCACCCACGAGTTCTACCTCTGTGAGGTGTGTTCCATCCGCTTCGAGTTCGGCGAGGCGATGGACTTCGGCTTCGAGTGCCCCGAGTGCGGCTCGCCGCTCGACGCGATGGACAACGACCGGCTCCGCGATGCGATGGACGAGCGGATCGGGAAGCTCCGCGACGAGCTCAACGTGGACGTGACCGGCTGA
- a CDS encoding PAS domain-containing protein gives MGPNSGERVGASGPATSPEPDDDARVLLFVERRRDRELLVDALGDRYAVDAASEAAALDERFDCCVLDEAGFDRVRERIEPRRERADPAFLPFALLASGDTGSAAKERAWDRVDDVIELPTSRRGLVSRIENLIERRSTSVQLSETVDELRLKERAMDESPVGITLAAATEGDDNPLVYLNGGFEEMTGYGEEKLGEDCRFLQGEDTTAEPRAAIREAIAEKRPVAVDILNYRANGQKFWNRVTISPIRDDEGTVTHFVGFQTDITDRKIRERRLEVMTRVLKHNLRNKMNLIEGYADLLRGEIDDESARESLAVISETAEDLMGIASAVRKVNETLDESESDVPIDLAEQLVELRDRTQRRYPDATVTLSLPDGDPIHVTVVGLTVAVEEAIENAVKHNDAASPSVHVRVERRSDGWVVVEIADDGPGIPDHEMQVLEVGETSLTHADRLGIWLMYWVVGKAGGEFDVETGGDGTTVRMEVPAHP, from the coding sequence ATGGGGCCGAACTCGGGAGAGCGCGTCGGAGCGTCCGGGCCCGCAACGTCGCCCGAGCCCGACGACGACGCCCGCGTGCTGCTGTTCGTCGAACGGCGGCGCGACCGCGAACTGCTCGTCGACGCCCTCGGCGACCGGTACGCGGTCGACGCCGCCAGCGAGGCGGCGGCGCTCGACGAGCGGTTCGACTGCTGTGTCCTCGACGAGGCCGGGTTCGACCGCGTCCGCGAGCGCATCGAGCCGCGGCGGGAACGCGCCGATCCGGCGTTCCTCCCGTTTGCGCTGCTGGCGAGCGGAGACACCGGATCGGCGGCGAAAGAGCGCGCGTGGGACCGCGTCGACGACGTGATCGAGCTGCCGACGAGCCGCCGGGGGCTCGTCTCGCGGATCGAGAACCTGATAGAGCGCCGGTCGACCTCGGTCCAACTTTCCGAGACCGTCGACGAGCTGCGGCTCAAGGAGCGGGCGATGGACGAGTCGCCGGTCGGTATCACCCTCGCGGCGGCGACCGAAGGGGACGACAACCCGCTCGTCTACCTCAACGGCGGGTTCGAGGAGATGACCGGCTACGGCGAGGAGAAGCTCGGCGAGGACTGTCGGTTCCTCCAAGGGGAGGACACGACCGCGGAGCCGCGGGCGGCGATCCGCGAGGCGATAGCCGAGAAGCGCCCCGTCGCCGTCGACATCCTCAACTACCGGGCGAACGGGCAGAAGTTCTGGAACCGGGTGACGATATCGCCGATCCGTGACGACGAGGGGACCGTCACCCACTTCGTCGGCTTCCAGACCGACATCACCGACCGAAAGATCCGTGAGCGCCGCTTGGAGGTGATGACGCGGGTGCTCAAACACAACCTGCGGAACAAAATGAACCTGATCGAGGGGTACGCCGACCTCCTGCGCGGCGAGATCGACGACGAGTCGGCACGCGAGTCGCTCGCGGTGATCTCCGAGACCGCAGAGGATCTGATGGGTATCGCGTCGGCCGTGCGGAAGGTCAACGAGACGCTCGACGAGAGCGAGTCAGACGTCCCGATCGACCTCGCCGAGCAGCTGGTCGAGCTGCGGGACCGGACGCAGCGCCGCTACCCGGACGCGACGGTGACGCTGTCGCTGCCCGACGGCGACCCGATCCACGTGACGGTCGTCGGGCTGACGGTCGCGGTCGAGGAGGCGATCGAGAACGCGGTGAAACACAACGACGCGGCGAGCCCTTCCGTCCACGTGCGGGTCGAGCGCCGCTCGGACGGGTGGGTCGTCGTCGAGATCGCGGACGACGGCCCGGGGATCCCGGACCACGAGATGCAGGTGCTGGAGGTGGGCGAGACGTCGCTGACCCACGCCGACCGGCTCGGGATCTGGCTGATGTACTGGGTCGTGGGGAAGGCGGGCGGCGAGTTCGACGTCGAGACCGGCGGGGACGGGACGACCGTTCGGATGGAAGTTCCGGCGCACCCCTGA
- a CDS encoding ATPase domain-containing protein yields the protein MAPSLSDRLSTGIPGLDEILSGGLIRERSYMIRGQAGSGKTILSLHFLAAGVERGETVLFINLEEDLSDLKANAEALGFDTDAIEFLDLSPGADVFTEDQSYEVFAPEEVEREPITERIVEGVTAVDPDRVVVDPLTQLRFLMSDDYQFRKQVVGFMRFLKDRDATVLFTVQDTESLPTDDLEFVTDGTIRLDTAGYGKTIAVPKFRGSSTQGGEHAYRVTDAGVEVYPALQPGEHAVEFDFEQISSGVDEVDALLNGGIERGTVSIVSGPTGAGKTTLSTQFMREAAKRGERSVIYLFEESEETFLSRSRAIGVPVDEMIEQGTLQVTEVEALERSPQEFARMVREEVEARDAKIVMVDGIAGYRLTLRGTDGTMLQQIHALGRYLKNMGVTTIFVDETRNITGEFQATMENMSYLADNIIFLRHIEVEGELRKAIGVLKKRTSDFERTIREFRITDRGIEVGEPMSQLSGILSGAPEAVDRDPD from the coding sequence ATGGCACCGTCGCTATCCGACCGACTCTCGACCGGTATCCCTGGGCTCGACGAGATCCTGTCCGGGGGACTCATTCGAGAGCGAAGCTACATGATCCGCGGGCAGGCGGGGAGCGGGAAGACGATCCTCAGCCTCCACTTCCTCGCCGCCGGGGTCGAGCGCGGCGAGACGGTCCTGTTCATCAACCTCGAAGAGGACCTGAGCGACCTGAAGGCGAACGCCGAGGCGCTGGGATTCGACACCGACGCGATCGAGTTCCTCGATCTGAGTCCCGGCGCGGACGTGTTCACGGAAGACCAGTCGTACGAGGTGTTCGCCCCCGAGGAGGTCGAACGCGAGCCGATCACGGAGCGGATCGTCGAGGGCGTGACCGCGGTCGACCCGGACAGGGTCGTCGTCGACCCGCTGACGCAGCTCCGGTTTCTCATGTCCGACGACTACCAGTTCCGCAAGCAGGTCGTCGGCTTCATGCGCTTCCTGAAAGACCGTGACGCGACGGTGCTGTTCACGGTTCAGGACACCGAGTCGCTGCCGACGGACGACCTCGAGTTTGTCACCGACGGCACGATCCGACTGGACACGGCGGGGTACGGCAAGACGATTGCCGTCCCGAAGTTCCGCGGGTCGTCGACGCAGGGAGGGGAACACGCCTACCGGGTCACCGACGCGGGCGTCGAGGTCTATCCCGCCTTACAGCCCGGCGAACACGCGGTCGAGTTCGACTTCGAGCAGATCTCCTCGGGCGTCGACGAGGTCGACGCGCTGCTCAACGGCGGGATCGAGCGGGGGACCGTCAGCATCGTGAGCGGACCGACGGGCGCGGGCAAGACCACCCTCTCCACGCAGTTCATGCGGGAGGCGGCCAAGCGCGGCGAGCGCTCCGTCATCTACCTGTTCGAGGAGAGCGAGGAGACGTTCCTCTCCCGATCGCGGGCGATCGGCGTCCCCGTCGACGAGATGATCGAACAGGGGACCCTCCAGGTGACCGAGGTGGAGGCGTTAGAGCGGTCGCCACAGGAGTTCGCGCGGATGGTCCGCGAGGAGGTCGAAGCGAGGGACGCGAAGATCGTGATGGTCGACGGCATCGCCGGCTACCGGCTGACGCTCCGCGGGACCGACGGGACGATGCTCCAGCAGATACACGCGCTCGGCCGGTACCTCAAGAACATGGGGGTGACGACGATCTTCGTCGACGAGACGCGCAACATCACGGGGGAGTTCCAGGCGACGATGGAGAACATGAGCTACCTCGCGGACAACATCATCTTCCTGCGGCACATCGAGGTGGAAGGCGAGCTCCGGAAGGCGATCGGCGTGTTGAAAAAGCGGACGAGCGACTTCGAGCGGACGATCCGCGAGTTTCGGATCACCGACCGAGGGATCGAGGTCGGCGAGCCGATGTCGCAGCTCAGCGGTATCCTGAGCGGTGCGCCGGAGGCGGTGGACCGAGACCCGGACTGA
- a CDS encoding tRNA (cytidine(56)-2'-O)-methyltransferase, with amino-acid sequence MNDAREVVVLRYGHRPGRDDRMTTHVGLTARALGADRVIFPDNAGQSAETVRDITDRFGGPFAVELRDDQKAIVREFDGVIVHLTMYGERVQDVEGEIREATGLADDGEVGSAATAGGSPPSPRDVLVVVGGEKVPWALYERADFNVGVTNQPHSEVAGLAVFLDRLFDGTELDREWADADRRVVPEATGKTVVDAEEAAGSDDSGSEDRD; translated from the coding sequence ATGAATGACGCGCGCGAGGTCGTCGTCCTCCGCTACGGCCACCGGCCGGGACGCGACGACCGCATGACGACGCACGTGGGACTCACGGCGCGGGCGCTCGGCGCGGACCGGGTGATCTTCCCCGACAACGCCGGCCAATCGGCGGAGACCGTCCGCGACATCACCGACCGGTTCGGCGGCCCGTTCGCCGTGGAACTGCGCGACGACCAGAAGGCGATCGTCAGGGAGTTCGACGGGGTCATCGTCCACCTCACGATGTACGGCGAGCGCGTTCAGGACGTGGAAGGGGAGATCCGCGAGGCGACCGGTCTCGCGGACGACGGCGAAGTGGGGAGCGCCGCGACCGCTGGCGGATCGCCGCCCTCGCCCCGCGACGTCCTCGTCGTCGTCGGCGGCGAGAAGGTGCCGTGGGCGCTGTACGAGCGCGCCGACTTCAACGTGGGCGTGACGAACCAGCCGCACTCCGAGGTCGCCGGGCTGGCAGTGTTCCTCGACCGGCTGTTCGACGGGACCGAACTGGACCGCGAGTGGGCGGACGCCGACCGTCGGGTCGTCCCCGAGGCGACCGGGAAGACCGTGGTCGACGCCGAGGAGGCGGCCGGCAGCGACGATTCCGGATCCGAAGACCGCGACTGA
- a CDS encoding phosphoribosylaminoimidazolesuccinocarboxamide synthase: MTSVKEFRVDEPATADGLGRGRFVFTDAYSVFDWGQMPDAIPNKGASLCAMGAFNFELLEREGVPTHYRGVTDPVETADGGDGDGDAPTAVPLGEATAPPTEMALDLTQVPDLPYEGPHAGYDYDAFHAAGGDNYLVPLEVVFRNRVPVGSSLRRRATPAEFGLDDLGVDPGEWPDGPVDLPEPVVEFSTKYEQQDRYLTRAEADEIAGAADVDALESLARDVNRVVTERAEAAGFVHEDGKIECLYADGELRVADVVGTFDENRFSYGGRGISKEVVRQWYKANDPDWVAAVKEAKAAVADRDTDDWRELCEPDPVPLPSAVVDAVSDLYAAGTNAYTDRDWFDAPDIETALDAVDGL; encoded by the coding sequence ATGACGAGCGTCAAGGAGTTCCGCGTCGACGAGCCGGCGACCGCCGACGGACTCGGTCGGGGGCGGTTCGTCTTCACGGACGCCTACTCCGTGTTCGACTGGGGGCAGATGCCCGACGCGATCCCGAACAAGGGGGCGAGCCTCTGTGCGATGGGCGCGTTCAACTTCGAACTGCTGGAACGCGAGGGGGTCCCGACCCATTACCGGGGCGTCACCGACCCGGTGGAGACCGCCGACGGCGGCGACGGTGATGGCGACGCGCCGACGGCCGTCCCCCTCGGCGAGGCGACCGCCCCGCCGACCGAGATGGCCCTCGACCTGACGCAGGTCCCCGACCTGCCGTACGAGGGTCCCCACGCGGGCTACGACTACGACGCCTTCCACGCCGCGGGCGGCGACAACTACCTCGTCCCGCTGGAGGTCGTCTTCCGCAACCGGGTCCCGGTCGGGTCCAGCCTGCGGCGTCGCGCGACCCCCGCCGAGTTCGGTCTCGACGACCTCGGCGTCGACCCCGGCGAGTGGCCGGACGGGCCGGTCGACCTCCCCGAGCCGGTCGTGGAGTTCTCGACGAAGTACGAACAGCAGGACCGCTACCTCACCCGGGCGGAGGCGGACGAGATAGCGGGCGCGGCCGACGTCGATGCGCTCGAATCCCTCGCGCGCGACGTGAACCGCGTCGTCACCGAGCGCGCCGAGGCGGCCGGGTTCGTCCACGAGGACGGGAAGATCGAGTGTCTCTACGCCGACGGCGAGCTCCGGGTCGCCGACGTGGTCGGCACCTTCGACGAGAACCGGTTCTCCTACGGCGGCCGGGGGATCTCGAAGGAGGTCGTCCGCCAGTGGTACAAGGCGAACGACCCCGACTGGGTCGCGGCCGTGAAGGAGGCGAAGGCGGCGGTCGCCGACCGCGACACCGACGACTGGCGCGAGCTCTGCGAGCCGGACCCCGTTCCCCTCCCCTCGGCGGTCGTCGACGCGGTTTCCGACCTGTACGCGGCCGGCACGAACGCGTACACCGACCGCGACTGGTTCGACGCCCCCGATATCGAGACCGCGCTCGACGCGGTCGACGGCCTGTAG